A single window of Lynx canadensis isolate LIC74 chromosome C2, mLynCan4.pri.v2, whole genome shotgun sequence DNA harbors:
- the MRAS gene encoding ras-related protein M-Ras isoform X3 — protein MREQYMRTGDGFLIVYSVTDKASFEHVDRFHQLILRVKDRESFPMILVANKVDLMHLRKITREQGKEMATKHNIPYIETSAKDPPLNVDKAFHDLVRVIRQQIPEKSQKKKKKTKWRGDRATGTHKLHAKTQLNMEVEGPRAWKLMRTVAGGLRMNTPLVASKLERREMHSPRRFCCV, from the exons ATGCGGGAGCAGTACATGCGCACAGGGGACGGCTTCCTCATCGTCTACTCGGTGACAGACAAGGCCAGCTTCGAGCACGTGGACCGCTTCCACCAGCTCATCCTGCGTGTCAAGGACAG AGAGTCATTTCCGATGATCCTCGTGGCCAACAAGGTCGATCTGATGCATTTGAGGAAAATCACCAgggaacaaggaaaagaaatggcgACCAAACACAAt ATTCCATACATCGAAACCAGTGCCAAGGACCCACCTCTCAACGTCGACAAAGCCTTCCATGACCTGGTGAGGGTAATTAG GCAACAGATTCCGGAAAAgagccagaagaagaagaagaaaaccaaatggcGGGGAGACCGGGCCACCGGCACCCACAAACTGCA TGCCAAAACTCAGCTCAACATGGAAGTGGAGGGACCGAGAGCCTGGAAGTTAATGAGGACTGTGGCTGGAGGCCTCAGGATGAACACCCCACTCGTAGCCTCCAagctggagagaagagagatgcATTCACCCAGAAGGTTCTGCTGTGTTTGA